The Ranitomeya variabilis isolate aRanVar5 chromosome 7, aRanVar5.hap1, whole genome shotgun sequence genome includes a window with the following:
- the LOC143784822 gene encoding histone H1.10-like produces the protein MMAETAPAAAPPPAEPAAKSKKQPKKSAAKKSHKPSGPSVSELIVKAVSASKERSGVSLAALKKALSAGGYDVEKNNSRLKLAVKSLVTKGALLQVKGSGASGSFKLNKKQETKDKVAKKKSGAAAKPKKPAAAKKAAKSPKKLKKAPTAVKKSPKKAKKPAAAAKKAAKSPKKPKAAPKPKKATKSPTKKAAKPKAAKSPAKKAAKAKKPAAKK, from the coding sequence ATGATGGCAGAGACCGcgccagccgccgctccccctcccgcaGAACCGGCcgccaaatccaagaagcagccgaagAAATCCGCCGCCAAGAAAAGCCATAAACCCTCCGGCCCCAGCGTCTCCGAGCTGATCGTGAAAGCCGTGTCCGCCTCCAAGGAGCGCAGCGGGGTGTCTCTGGCCGCCCTGAAGAAGGCTCTGTCTGCCGGAGGATACGATGTAGAGAAGAACAACAGCCGCCTGAAGCTGGCCGTCAAGTCTCTGGTCACCAAGGGCGCCCTCCTCCAGGTGAAGGGCAGCGGCGCCTCCGGGTCCTTCAAGCTGAACAAGAAGCAGGAGACCAAGGACAAAGTGGCCAAGAAGAAGTCAGGAGCTGCGGCCAAGCCCAAGAAACCCGCTGCTGCCAAGAAAGCCGCCAAATCTCCGAAGAAGCTCAAGAAGGCTCCGACCGCGGTCAAGAAGAGCCCGAAAAAGGCCAAGAAGCCCGCAGCAGCTGCCAAGAAAGCGgccaagagccccaagaagccgaaaGCCGCTCCTAAGCCCAAGAAGGCGACGAAGAGTCCGACTAAGAAGGCGGCCAAACCCAAAGCTGCCaagagtccggctaagaaggcTGCGAAAGCCAAGAAGCCCGCGGCTAAGAAATAA
- the LOC143785714 gene encoding histone H4, whose product MSGRGKGGKGLGKGGAKRHRKVLRDNIQGITKPAIRRLARRGGVKRISGLIYEETRGVLKVFLENVIRDAVTYTEHAKRKTVTAMDVVYALKRQGRTLYGFGG is encoded by the coding sequence ATGTCTGGTCGCGGTAAAGGAGGAAAAGGTCTCGGGAAGGGCGGCgccaagcggcacaggaaggtgctccgtgataacatccagggcatcaccaagcctgccatccgccgtctagctcgcagaggaggcgtcaagcgcatctccggcctcatctatgaggagactcgcggtgtcctgaaagtcttcctggagaacgtgatccgtgacgccgtcacctacaccgagcacgccaagaggaagaccgtcaccgccatggacgtggtgtacgcgctcaagcgccagggccgcactctctacggcttcggaggttaa